From Triticum aestivum cultivar Chinese Spring chromosome 4A, IWGSC CS RefSeq v2.1, whole genome shotgun sequence, a single genomic window includes:
- the LOC123083587 gene encoding histidine-containing phosphotransfer protein 1 — MAAAKSNQLSTLVPNMFAAGLLDDQFRQLEMLQDEGNPDFVAKVVMLFCEEGERIIGELAKQLDQPCVDYGKVDTFVDQLWGSSLYVGARRVKNTCIQFHECCQEKSGIGCLKALDSVRNDFYDLCSMFIP, encoded by the exons ATGGCGGCGGCGAAGTCGAACCAACTCAGCACCCTTGTGCCCAACATGTTCGCTGCG GGTTTGCTGGACGATCAGTTCCGGCAGCTTGAGATGCTCCAAGACGAGGGCAACCCGGACTTCGTTGCCAAGGTTGTCATGCTATTCTGCGAGGAGGGTGAGCGTATCATTGGCGAGCTCGCCAAGCAATT GGACCAACCATGTGTGGACTACGGCAAGGTGGACACATTTGTGGATCAGCTCTGGGGAAGCAGTTTATA TGTTGGTGCTCGGAGAGTGAAGAACACTTGCATTCAGTTCCATGAGTGTTGTCAGGAGAAGAGCGGCATTGG GTGCCTGAAGGCACTGGATTCTGTGAGAAATGATTTCTATGATCTGTGCAGCATGTTCATACCATAG
- the LOC123088553 gene encoding mitochondrial pyruvate carrier 4, giving the protein MASKIQAFLNHPAGPKTIHFWAPTFKWGISIANIADFAKPPEKISYPQQIAVACTGVVWSRYSMVITPKNWNLFSVNVAMAGTGLYQLSRKIRQDYFSDGGKEVAAASLEG; this is encoded by the exons ATGGCTTCAAAGATTCAAGCCTTCTTGAACCATCCTGCTGGCCCCAAAACCA TTCATTTTTGGGCTCCAACATTTAAATGGGGGATCAGCATTGCGAACATTGCCGACTTTGCTAAGCCTCCAGAAAAGATATCCTATCCTCAGCAAATTG CGGTTGCCTGCACTGGAGTCGTCTGGTCACGCTACAGCATGGTTATCACACCG AAAAACTGGAACCTTTTCAGCGTTAACGTTGCGATGGCCGGCACAGGCCTGTACCAGCTTTCCCGTAAAATAAG GCAAGACTACTTCTCTGATGGTGGGAAGGAGGTGGCTGCTGCATCACTGGAAGGGTAG